AGTGCGCCACAAGTAAAAGTACTCATTACTTTGGCCATAGGCACTACGAAAGCAGAATTTTCCACTCACCCTCCATAAGATAAAAAGATTTCATTTATCATACGTGTTAGATAACCAGGACCAGAAAGAAAGTGAAGACCTAGTCCCCCACCTTTTTGCTTAGCGACGCCGGAACACCGGCGACCGACCTTCTTGTCGTGCCCGGCGCGCTTCTAGCACATCATCACTTTGCCAGCATTGAGTAAAAGAGTTTTGTGGTTCAAAGATCGATGTATTGTATGAAATATCCTCATAGTTATTGAGCATTTTCTTATGATGGGCAATGGCAAGTGGTGCCAAAGAAGATATTTCTTGAGCAAAATACCAGCTACTTTCAGCGGTTTGTTTTTCTAATGCAAACCCTGATTCTATTGCTTGAACAGCAGATAACCGATAAGCAGCCATCAATATCCTGCGTGCATAACCACCACCAAGTAGATTATGGGCACGCTGGATAGTCCAAGAATCAAGGGCAAAACCAAGTTTGGTTGCCGGTATACTAAACCATGCTCGCTCCCCGACTAATCGGAAATCACAGGCTAAGCTCAACTGCATCCCTGCACCAACTGCGGGACCATCAATATCAGCAATAACTGGTAGTTCTACTTCGCACAGAGCACGCAACATTGCTGCGAGACTTTCGCGAAAGCCATCGCTATACACTCCCGCATTGCTTTTGTCTGCCGTAGTATCCACAGGTTGGCTTAAATCTGCACCAGAACAAAAAGCTCGTCCTTCGCCGCGAATAATAATTGCCCGAATAAGATCCTCATTTTTTGCCTTCTGCTCAGCATCAACAACAGCGTGCTTAATTTGATTACATAAATCAATGGAAAGCGCATTGCGTTTTTCTGGGCGGTTAAGTTTAAGAATTCGAATTTTTTCTCGATCTTCAACTAATAACGTTGTCTTCATTTATCCCATCTCAGCAGAAAAAATTATCGGATCGGTCTGTGCCACGCTTTATTATCTTTCACAGCTTTTCGACGAATATCCATAAACTAAAAAACAAAAACCGCACCTACCAGCATATTCAATGCTACTAGGTGCAGTAAAAGCAAAAGCAGTATTAGTCGCCGAGGCTAATGAGATCGATGACAAAAACCAAGGTACGACCAGATAATGGATGTCCGCCACCTGCTGGGCCGTATGCAGCCTCCGGTGGGATAACAAGTTGACGGCGACCGCCAACCTTCATCCCCGGAATGCCTTCTTGCCAGCCGGCAATCAAACCAGATAGTGGGAAGGTGATGGACTCGCCTCGATCCCAGGAAGAGTCAAATTCCTGGCCGGACTCATACTCAACACCAACATAGTGGACTTCGACCAAACCGCCTGGCTGTGCTTGCTCGCCGGTACCTTCAATGATGTCAGTAATAACAATGTCTTCTGGTGCCGGGTCGGTAGGGACCTCAATATGGGGTTTTTCCATGGGTTGAAACTCCTGGGATCGTTTAACAAATCTTGCTCAACTCATTAGTGAAAACACATATCTGGCATATTTTTTTACTATGCCAATGCTAAAGTCGAGCACCGCAAACCCATTGTACTGGGTAATTACGTGCTCGACCTCAAAAAGCAGCTCAGAAACGCTAATGAAACTACATTCTTATATTCTCTTTAGCTTTTCTTATTGATATGTCTACTTAATCCCATTAACTTACTAACTGACAAAGATATAGCTTGATTGTATGGACCTTCCCACCAGCTAGTAAGTATCAATATTGTTCCATTAATTCTATCAACGCGATGCGCGTGGAGTTACTTTACGTAGCTTTTCACCAGTATAAATCTGACGAGGACGGTTAATCTTTGTCATTGTCGCCAGCTGCTCACGATACTGGGCGATCCAACCTGGTAAGCGGCCAATAGCAAACAATACGGTAAAGAACTCCGTCGGAAAGCCCATTGCTCGGTAGATTAAACCGGTATAAAAATCTACATTGGGATATAGCTTGCGAGAGACAAAATAATCGTCGTTTAGCGCAATATCTTCTAGTTTCATGGCCAGATCTAGCAAGGGATCCCCACCAAGGTGTTCTAGAATCTCATGTGCGGTCTCTTTAACAATGGCTGCTCGCGGATCATAATTCTTATATACTCGGTGCCCGAATCCCATAAGACGAACGCCTTTTTCTTTGTTCTTGACCCGGTTCATAAACTCTGTCGCATCTCCGTTGTGATGCTTGTCGATATCTTCTAGCA
This DNA window, taken from Corynebacterium kutscheri, encodes the following:
- a CDS encoding enoyl-CoA hydratase, giving the protein MKTTLLVEDREKIRILKLNRPEKRNALSIDLCNQIKHAVVDAEQKAKNEDLIRAIIIRGEGRAFCSGADLSQPVDTTADKSNAGVYSDGFRESLAAMLRALCEVELPVIADIDGPAVGAGMQLSLACDFRLVGERAWFSIPATKLGFALDSWTIQRAHNLLGGGYARRILMAAYRLSAVQAIESGFALEKQTAESSWYFAQEISSLAPLAIAHHKKMLNNYEDISYNTSIFEPQNSFTQCWQSDDVLEARRARQEGRSPVFRRR
- a CDS encoding FKBP-type peptidyl-prolyl cis-trans isomerase, which translates into the protein MEKPHIEVPTDPAPEDIVITDIIEGTGEQAQPGGLVEVHYVGVEYESGQEFDSSWDRGESITFPLSGLIAGWQEGIPGMKVGGRRQLVIPPEAAYGPAGGGHPLSGRTLVFVIDLISLGD